A genomic region of Alistipes megaguti contains the following coding sequences:
- a CDS encoding two-component regulator propeller domain-containing protein produces MPTALSVFLHRVTGLLLLTGIFASTLPLAAAPYERIQTLSMDDGLPHSDVNAIVQDPDGYLWFATFSGLCKYDGYRIQTFRTDNSNLSSDRVLTLFIARDSSLYIGTESGGLNCYNPATESITPINDESHASADQVVNDIFQDHDGTIWVCRNDGLACLDTRNGGSSLRSKPRWGGYYIQCGTVLEDGRLLLSTDAGPVIYNPETEEIQNVLRDEIRARCLSIRTLRDGKIALSGGWGVRILDPESWKVSRICDFSSRIVFQDSQGELWVGAFNQGLYKYDANGAQLAHYHPKLPIPHAISSFEISALFEDRSGVLWIGTIGGGLNRLNIVEKHIACFTEAQGLSENRVITFLEARDGTLWVSTHGGIDLFDRRSVSFRKLRINGMPSIRFATVSAFFTAQNGDLWIGTWDKGLWIVPRKEVEQAPTSGEVQARQLRHPVIDGALSVFRIVEDRDRHLWISSNRGCFEYIPAAPGGVDRWINYAHDVNDPNSLCSDFTTDICPDPATREKTIWIGTRSGLNRIRFDAGGGGRPTASASNSETPATPLNAETPSSRQSTATARTGTSGSQPSAKGSSACPKAGTVGKPRVSRASTPRIPDSSTTNSKVCRRMITAHSGSVDTESHASTHAHARSGTSRSRTNSRATRSRSGPRAGCATGRWHSAA; encoded by the coding sequence CCACACAGCGACGTGAATGCCATCGTTCAGGATCCCGACGGCTATCTCTGGTTCGCAACCTTCAGCGGTCTGTGCAAATACGACGGTTACCGGATCCAAACCTTTCGGACCGACAACTCAAACCTCTCGAGCGATCGGGTCCTCACCCTCTTCATCGCCCGAGACTCCTCGCTCTACATCGGAACCGAATCCGGAGGCCTGAACTGCTACAACCCCGCCACCGAATCCATCACGCCGATCAACGATGAGTCACACGCCTCGGCCGATCAGGTTGTGAACGACATCTTCCAGGATCACGACGGAACCATCTGGGTCTGCCGCAACGACGGCCTGGCCTGCCTCGATACCCGAAACGGCGGCAGTTCGCTCCGCTCGAAACCCCGATGGGGAGGTTATTACATCCAGTGCGGCACCGTCCTGGAGGACGGGCGGCTGCTCCTCTCCACCGACGCAGGTCCCGTCATCTACAACCCCGAAACCGAAGAGATCCAGAACGTGCTCCGCGACGAGATCCGCGCCCGATGCCTCTCGATCCGAACCCTCCGCGACGGGAAAATCGCCCTCTCGGGCGGTTGGGGCGTGAGAATTCTGGATCCCGAAAGCTGGAAAGTCAGCCGAATCTGCGACTTCTCATCCCGCATCGTCTTTCAGGACAGCCAGGGTGAACTCTGGGTCGGAGCGTTCAATCAGGGCCTCTACAAATACGATGCGAACGGCGCCCAACTGGCACACTACCACCCAAAACTCCCCATTCCGCACGCCATCAGTTCGTTCGAAATCAGCGCCCTGTTCGAGGATCGTTCCGGCGTGCTCTGGATCGGAACCATCGGCGGCGGTCTGAACCGACTCAACATCGTCGAAAAACACATCGCCTGTTTCACCGAAGCGCAGGGGCTGAGCGAAAACCGCGTCATCACCTTCCTCGAAGCCCGCGACGGCACGCTCTGGGTCAGCACCCACGGGGGAATCGACCTCTTCGACCGACGGTCGGTGTCGTTCCGCAAACTCCGCATCAACGGAATGCCGAGCATCCGATTCGCCACCGTCTCGGCCTTCTTCACCGCGCAGAACGGCGACCTCTGGATCGGAACCTGGGACAAGGGCCTCTGGATCGTCCCCCGCAAAGAGGTCGAACAGGCCCCGACAAGCGGCGAAGTCCAGGCCCGGCAACTCCGTCATCCCGTCATCGACGGCGCCCTCTCCGTCTTCCGAATCGTCGAGGACCGCGACCGCCATCTCTGGATCAGCTCCAACCGCGGCTGTTTCGAGTACATTCCGGCGGCCCCCGGCGGCGTCGACCGCTGGATCAACTATGCTCACGACGTCAACGACCCCAATTCGCTCTGCTCGGACTTCACGACCGACATCTGTCCCGATCCCGCCACGCGCGAGAAGACCATCTGGATCGGAACCCGCTCGGGATTGAACCGGATCCGCTTCGATGCCGGAGGGGGGGGGAGGCCAACTGCCAGCGCATCGAACTCGGAAACGCCGGCAACACCGCTAAACGCCGAAACCCCTTCATCTCGACAATCCACTGCGACCGCCAGAACGGGGACCTCTGGATCGCAACCATCGGCGAAGGGCTCTTCCGCATGTCCGAAGGCCGGAACGGTGGGGAAACCCCGCGTTTCGAGGGCTTCGACACCTCGAATACCCGACTCTTCAACAACGAACTCGAAAGTCTGCAGGAGGATGATCACGGCGCATTCTGGATCGGTGGATACGGAATCACACGCTTCGACCCACGCACACGCTCGGTCCGGCACTTCACGGTCAAGGACCAACTCCAGAGCAACTCGTTCAAGATCTGGGCCTCGTGCCGGCTGCGCGACGGGCAGATGGCATTCGGCGGCGTGA